The region GTTCGGCGACATCATCACGGACCTGGGCGCGATGATCCAGGGGGGCATGGGCATTGCCGCCGGGGGAAACATCAACCCGGGAGGGGTGAGCATGTTCGAGCCCATCGGCGGCTCGGCCCCGAAGTACACGGGCCACAACGTGATCAATCCCCTGGCGGCCATTGCGGCCACGGGCATGCTCCTGGAGCACCTGGGGGAGGAGGGGGCCGCGCGCCGCATCGAGGACGCCGTACAGTGGGTCACGTCGAAGAAGCTCAAGAGCCTCGCCGCGGGGCGGATGGGGTACTCGACGAGCGAGGTGGGAGACCTGGTGGTGACCCGGCTGCAGGAGAACAAAGGCTAGCAGGCTGCTGGAAGGGGGGCGGGCGCGTGTCTTCTTCGGGAGGGGCTGTGGAACCGCGGCGCTGGAAGGGCCGGGCGATGCTGACGGCCCCTGTCCTGCTGGCGCTGGCTGCCGGCATCGTCGGTGCCGCGGGGTGCGGGAGGCTTTCCCTGCCGGGCTCCGTGGGAGATCCCCCGGTTCGGGAAGTGACCGTGCGGGTGGTGCGGTCTGCCGCGGTCAACCTCTACGACCGGGGGGTGAGGACGGTCGCCATCGTGCCCGCGGCAGAGGGGGCCGACGCGGCCCTCTCCCGGCATCTGGCGGGCCGTCTCGACCAGACGGACGCCTTTTTCGTGCTGCACCCGGCGGCCGTTCGGGACCGGCTGATGAAGGCGGGAGTGGCCGTGGGGTGGGACGCAACGGCGTCCTCCCTGCGGTGGGCCTACGAGCGCACCGGGGTGGACGCGGTGGTGGTGGCCCGGGTCGAGACGTTCCGGATCGAGGAGTGGGAGGACGTCAAGGAGTCTTTCTCCCTGCGCGGGACCGGCGAGTACGGCTTCGTCCGCAACGAGGAAGGCAAGCTGGTTTTCCGCGAGAAGCGGGCGCTGGCGAGCGTGCCGCTGGTCTGCCGCTCGGACCGCGGGAACGTGGCGGCGAGCTACCGGGTGTGGGAAACCCGCCGGGGGGCCGAGGTGGCGACCCTGCGCTACGAGCTCTCCGCCGATGTCCCTTCCTTCTGCTACCGGGGCGACGTTCCCGCCCACGTCACCAACCGGGCTCGGGACCGCCTGCTCCAACGGCTCTTGGACCAGCTCAACGAGCAGTTCCTGAGGGCGATCGTCCCCCGTGCCGAGCGGGCCTCGGTGCGCTTCGAGGTCCTGGGGGCCGGCGCGGACGGTGCGCTGGTGCAGCGAAACGAGCT is a window of Thermodesulfobacteriota bacterium DNA encoding:
- a CDS encoding tetratricopeptide repeat protein; translation: MEPRRWKGRAMLTAPVLLALAAGIVGAAGCGRLSLPGSVGDPPVREVTVRVVRSAAVNLYDRGVRTVAIVPAAEGADAALSRHLAGRLDQTDAFFVLHPAAVRDRLMKAGVAVGWDATASSLRWAYERTGVDAVVVARVETFRIEEWEDVKESFSLRGTGEYGFVRNEEGKLVFREKRALASVPLVCRSDRGNVAASYRVWETRRGAEVATLRYELSADVPSFCYRGDVPAHVTNRARDRLLQRLLDQLNEQFLRAIVPRAERASVRFEVLGAGADGALVQRNELAILSASRGDWRGAVDLWRECLVGRAALPAIHYNLAVAYRATGRLTLAETHLQEALTAAPRPLYRRALQEVRSQGEASRP